In Kaistella sp. 97-N-M2, the sequence TCACGAAAAAATTGGGAGACATTCCGAAAGGCTCGAAAATCCTGACGTTCAATTACGATACAGGCGAAAGATATTGGTCTGTTGACGGCTTGTTTGAAGAGAATCTTTACAAAGAGTAAAAATTTATATTTGCTTTGAAAAATCTTTTTATGTAATTTTAAACACATTAGGCATATTAGATTCCTCTTTGTTGATGGTAATAAATCGTAATTTCGGATTTGTTTAGCTCATGTGAACTGATGTGACTTATAATTTTCAATCTTAATCTGCGGTTGTGGTTATAAAGACTACCAACATCAATTTTAGACTAAGTTTAATTTTTATTGAATTTAAAAGGTTGGAGAAGCCTCTCATGAAAGTTTTGATCTTCAGAGAATAAAAATGAAAATCCTGCACGTGCAGGATTTTTTTATTGATACAGTTTCTGGCACTTTTCGCAAACGTAGGTTTTACGTTTTATTTTGCCCATTTCAGCGATTACAAGTTCGGTTTTATGTTTCGGGCAGGTCTTTTTGCCGTAAACCATGGCAGCTTCTTTCACGCCGCCGGTTTTTAAAAGAGCCAAAAATTCTTCCGCATAATCAACGACCATTTTCAAAAGGAAGACGAGCTTTTTCTCCGGAATCTCTTTCACAATACTTTGGGGATGAATTTTTGCGTGGTACAAAGTTTCGATGCGGATAATGTTGCCAACTCCTGCAAATATGTGCTGGTCCATCAACACGTCGCCAATCATTTCGTCGCCGTGATTCTCAAGTTCTTTCAAAATAAATTCCGGATCGAATTCCGGCTTTAAAATATCGGTTTTAAAATTAAAATGATCGCTTGGTTTCCCTTCGTACAGTTTTGTTTTGGCCACATAAAAATTAATCTCCCCATCCGCAAAATGAAGGGAGAAACTCGCGTTGACTTTCTTCCGTTTGTTCACCAACATGCTTCCAAACAAGCCTAAATGAACGCCAACAAAGAAATCTTTGAAGACGAACAGAAGATTTTTGCCGTACGTTTCGATATCAACCAATTTTATGTTGACGATTTTGGATTTGTCCATTTCGCCATAACCGGAGGCTTCGGAAACGGTTTTTCCTTTGTAACGCTGCAGTTTGTTTTTTAGAAAAAGTATCGATGGTCCTTCTGGCATGGGGTTTTATTTAGTGATGAAAAAATTCCTGTAGAGCAATTACGTCTTATTAAAATATTTAATTTGGCTGACGCCGCAAGTTTCAAATTTACAAAAAGAACGTGGTTTCAAGCCGTTGCATTACCGCAAAATATACCATTTTCTGCTAATAAAAATCAGTAAAAATAACCAGGAATAGCCCAGGCACAAACCGCCTAAAACATCGCTGGGATAATGAACCCGCAAATAAACGCGGCTGAAACCGATGGTCAGCGATAGCGCGATTAAAAAAGTCATCATAATATACTTCCAAACCCGCGGCAGGTTGGTTAACCATATAAAATAGGCCAAAGTGCCATAAAATATAAAACTGAAGGTTGCATGACCACTGGGAAAACTAAAACTTTCTTCTTTGTAAAGCAGCGGAAAAGGCGGCCGTGCACGCGCAAAAAACATTTTCGAACTGTAAATAAGTAGCAAGCCGCCAGCTCCGGCGACGAATGTGAAGATTGCTTTGCGGTAAAATTTAAAAACAACTAAAATTCCCATCAGAAAGGGATAGGCAATTTTTACAAAAGGCGCGGAAGAAAACTGCGAGATCAGGTACATAAAACCGGTTGCGCTGTCTTTTATAATATGCGCCCGGAAAAATTGAAAAATAATAAAATCAACCTCATCTTCTTTCTCCAAAATAATTTCGTCGATGATGCGAAAAAAAGTAAAGATTGTTATTATAAAGAGGAACAGGGAAAGCAAAAGCCTCCAGGAACTGTTTCGATAAAAATCTTTAACAAACTTCATTTTTATAAAAAATATCTAATGTTTAATTTTAGTCCGCGAGATCGAGTAAAAACTGATAAGCTCTTTTCGCACCATCTAAAAAATCTTCCTCATTAGACCCGTCGTATGCGCTTTCGAGAACTTCGCGGAAATTTTTCCAAAGAAGACCGGTTTCCGCGCCATAACAACCGAAAAAATTAAAAGTGATTCCCGCAAACTCAGGGTTTTTTGCCAGATTTTTTGCAATCACATTTCCACCCAACGTGGCACCTTCCATCACATATAAAATCCCTAAGGCTTCGGCTTCGTTTTTTATGATAATATTTTCTGGAATTTGAGCCTGAAAATCCTTAAGGTCTTTTTGAAGGAAAGGTAACTTCCTGCGCCGATCTAGATTTAACTTTTGCGCATTCTCCGCAGAAATTTTCGCAAAAACAGCCTCTTCGAAATGCAGAAGAAAAGAATAGTTATGTTGTAGAAGTTGCTGATATTCGCTGCGTGTAAAACTTTTATCCATAATCTTATTGGACATCAGTTTCTCCTCAACCAGATCGTGCAGATTTTTGGTGTGTTCTTTTAAAAGACTTCCGATCATAGGAAAAATTAGGGTTTTTTAAATGTAAGGAAAAAAGTGGTTCTTTCATTTGGAATACTTTCATAAGAAATGCTTCCGCCGAGGCGCAGCATAATTCGGTCCACGATGGACAGTCCTACGCCGTTTCCCTTAAAATTCCTCGCATTATCCATTCTTTGGAAGATTTTGAACATTTTATCCTGTTGTTCTTTCTGAATTCCAATTCCGTTATCGGTAATTTCAAAAATAACTTTATCATTAACTATTGCGCCACTCACTTCCACCACCGGATTTTCAGTTTGAGAAGAATATTTTACGGCGTTGGTGATCACATTTTGGAAAACCTGATGGAGCAAAGTCTTATCGGCACAAACATCGGGACAATCGCGCACAATAATCTGCGTTTTTTCCGTCCCGTATGTGATGATGGCGTCGCTGTTGATTTTCTCGATGAGCGTTTTTGTCGGAACCTGCACCAAATTTATTTCCACCGATTTTGCGCGGCTCAACTGTAAAACTTCGCGCATCATGTTGGCCATTCCATCGATTTCGGTTACAATGCCGTTGAGTTTTTTCTGGAGATAAGGATTGTCTTTATTTTTGGACAGTAGCATCTGGGCATTCAACTTCATCACCGTTAAGGGTGTTCCTAAATCATGGGAGATGGAATAGGAAAAACTGTCGAGTTCTTCATTAACTTCTTTTAACTCCGCAATAAGCGCTTTCACTTTGACAAACTGGTTGTGCGAAGCTTCGAGTAAAATTTCGGAAACCTTTTTAATGGCCAAAAGATCTTTGGTTTTCCAGGGCGCCGATTTTCCTTTGATGCTTTCTTTGTAAATGGCAAAAGATTTACGCGGTGAGACCAGCATTTTTTCTCCTTCCTGCTGCATCACAGATTCGAAGGCTTTCTCCGGGTTGCCGGCCCACAGAATATCTTCTTCCTCTTCCTGCCGAAACCAGATGAGAAACTCTTTTTTAGTGTTATCTAAAAATACGGCACAAATTCCGGCGGCGTTTTCCATCTGGGGAAAGTAGCGGTTGCGAAATTCATTGCTTGCAAAGTAGTTTTCTTTATCCTCGGCTTTTATCCAGTCTCTTATTTTCAGGATGTCTTCTTCGGCGGGAACCAGCCCTGTGCTCACCACTGTTTCACCGGTGATCACTGCAAGTCCCGCGGCATCAGGATAACCGCAAATCTCTTCGATATTATCGTAAAGTGCAGCGTCTAAATCATCAAACTTCAAAAGCTTGTGCATGAGCAGCGCATTTTTTTTATCGTAAGCGATGCTGATTTCTAAGTTTTGTTTTGCCTTTAAAGCAGTATACGTATTTGCAGCCAG encodes:
- a CDS encoding DNA-formamidopyrimidine glycosylase family protein, with translation MPEGPSILFLKNKLQRYKGKTVSEASGYGEMDKSKIVNIKLVDIETYGKNLLFVFKDFFVGVHLGLFGSMLVNKRKKVNASFSLHFADGEINFYVAKTKLYEGKPSDHFNFKTDILKPEFDPEFILKELENHGDEMIGDVLMDQHIFAGVGNIIRIETLYHAKIHPQSIVKEIPEKKLVFLLKMVVDYAEEFLALLKTGGVKEAAMVYGKKTCPKHKTELVIAEMGKIKRKTYVCEKCQKLYQ
- a CDS encoding phosphatase PAP2 family protein, whose amino-acid sequence is MKFVKDFYRNSSWRLLLSLFLFIITIFTFFRIIDEIILEKEDEVDFIIFQFFRAHIIKDSATGFMYLISQFSSAPFVKIAYPFLMGILVVFKFYRKAIFTFVAGAGGLLLIYSSKMFFARARPPFPLLYKEESFSFPSGHATFSFIFYGTLAYFIWLTNLPRVWKYIMMTFLIALSLTIGFSRVYLRVHYPSDVLGGLCLGYSWLFLLIFISRKWYILR
- a CDS encoding biliverdin-producing heme oxygenase, with amino-acid sequence MIGSLLKEHTKNLHDLVEEKLMSNKIMDKSFTRSEYQQLLQHNYSFLLHFEEAVFAKISAENAQKLNLDRRRKLPFLQKDLKDFQAQIPENIIIKNEAEALGILYVMEGATLGGNVIAKNLAKNPEFAGITFNFFGCYGAETGLLWKNFREVLESAYDGSNEEDFLDGAKRAYQFLLDLAD
- a CDS encoding ATP-binding protein, whose amino-acid sequence is MAIDFVDCNDEKIHIPGYIQDFGYLLGLDSTTKEIKFLSENLSEIFHVNTPLFGNKLEDFSGLFEPILTSKNYKDLSRICLVENSFFLEQIEIGGKTYHFTIFRTGENIFLQFEKVLKTADHNGYVSRSYESINNSKTESAIWENLLSAFGDTINYDRMMVYRFLEDGSGVVVAEKKKDNIESYLNLHYPESDIPIQARALYLKKRKRILSNADAPPVPIICSTDALIDLTYSNLRAMSPIHVQYLKNGNATSSFSTSIIVNDELWGLVTCQNRTSKHIDLIGRIRAEVFTILAANTYTALKAKQNLEISIAYDKKNALLMHKLLKFDDLDAALYDNIEEICGYPDAAGLAVITGETVVSTGLVPAEEDILKIRDWIKAEDKENYFASNEFRNRYFPQMENAAGICAVFLDNTKKEFLIWFRQEEEEDILWAGNPEKAFESVMQQEGEKMLVSPRKSFAIYKESIKGKSAPWKTKDLLAIKKVSEILLEASHNQFVKVKALIAELKEVNEELDSFSYSISHDLGTPLTVMKLNAQMLLSKNKDNPYLQKKLNGIVTEIDGMANMMREVLQLSRAKSVEINLVQVPTKTLIEKINSDAIITYGTEKTQIIVRDCPDVCADKTLLHQVFQNVITNAVKYSSQTENPVVEVSGAIVNDKVIFEITDNGIGIQKEQQDKMFKIFQRMDNARNFKGNGVGLSIVDRIMLRLGGSISYESIPNERTTFFLTFKKP